Part of the Polyodon spathula isolate WHYD16114869_AA chromosome 18, ASM1765450v1, whole genome shotgun sequence genome, CCAATAGTCTCTTTGCTGACTGGGACTTGGGATGATTTGCAACTGGTATTTCCAGGATAAAGGCTATATTAATAATGCTGTACTAGTactaacaatattaataaactgtaaaaaaaatgaactaaggAATACACTCATTTTTGCTTAGTGTTGTAAACATTACACTGCAGTACGTATTTAATAGCATTTACTAGAATGCACAGTAAACACccgtttgttttggggtttttgttttgttttttaatgatgttaCAAAACTTCAGGTATATCTTCGGTTCATTTAAGAACCGCATACCTGCtcctagtatttatttatttatttatttagttgtcgTTCTGTTACTAGCAATTAATTTTTCCTTTTACAGACAAATGGTGTAAACCCAAACCTTTGTGGGGAAAATGTTGTTATGGAGAGAGGTGTATTTCTGACAAAACCTGGATTcatgttcatttaaataataataataataataataataataataataataatagcattttcATAGTGTATAAAACAAGTTATTTGTATGTCAGTTGCTTTTTTAGGAGTGTAGTCtggttttttttattgatttcaagtaaatatgtatatttttgttttgcattccaTTTTGGCAGATGTAATTCTTTAACTGAATCttgactttaaaatatattttatgaaattCCAGGATGTTGCATTAAATCCTATTCAGTCTTCTTCCATATACctttatatatagtatttaaaacaaGGAAGGCATCCCATATTTTACCACCTTCACCACTAAAGCATTCCAAGACATGCCTGtgatcatttttttatgtttgtgttttttttttttaattgaaattgtgtgtgtgtgtgtgtgtgtgtgtgtgtgtgtgagtgtgtgtgtgtgtgtgtgtgtgtgagtgtgagtgttagtgtgagtgtgagtgttatCAAAAATCATATTAGCGATAttgtaactaaaataaaaataaggttgCATTGAATTAGCCTACAGTTTGGGGTGCTGGTGTCTTGGTGCAGTGTGTGAAATGTATGCATACTGAATGCAAGTACAATAGTATATTATCACACTTTTGTGAAGGACAAAACGTATTATGCACTTCAGGGTGcaacctattttatttatttgttattattggaTTTTTATCAAATAATAGATGTTTTAATTGGTCTGGTTTAAAAACAATCAGAAACGTCACAGCGAAGTCCTTTCGTAAGGCTGCTTTGTAGAATAGGTTGAGAATTGTATCAttgtaacaaattaaatatattattattattattattattattattattattattattattattattaagaaaaaaatgcatatgaTTTACCAGATTTAAATGCAAATTGCAAAACAGCTTTGTTTTGgaaggttttttctttttaatcattttacacCAAAACGAGAGGAAAAATATGCCAGTCAAAATACTCTGTAATATAATTgagatgttttttaaatataaatgtaagaaTTTTGCTATAATGTTGGTAGGCTGTATTTCTTATGGTGTGATTGTCCAATTTGCACTAAGGAGAAAAACTGTGGATAATTAACAAGAAACTAAAGATATAGATCTCTATGGCTTAGGTTATAGTATACCTTTTAGATTTTGAACTTtgtttattcttgtattttcttatttttttgtctttaaccccatccttgccttTGTCATTCAGGAATTAATTTGGTGACCCTAAATGTGTTCACTTGTGAAGCTATTTATGTGGTGACATTAGgctcagttttaaataataacttggatcttTTTAAACAATCCCTTTAACCACATTTAGAAACTTTTCCACAGCAAATCttgcaccattttttttctttgaacattCAGCCAGACTAGGAATCTTTAAATTACATGAATAATTGTTTATAGTTTCAGAACTATAACAGTGGTGCACTGGAGAGAAATAATGCATCGCTTGCATTGTGGTGTGGCATACAGGCTGATAATGCATCACTAAAAATGTTTTAGTAGACTGTAATGATGTTTAGATTCCACCGAATTCAGTTCAGAAATCCACTAGCAATATTTGGCAAGGGAAAGTGTATCAGCACCAGCCAAATACTGTTTTTATAGGAGATAAAAATTAGTTTTAGGGTtaacagcaatttatacattaaCTATTGAAATCCTGTACTGTCTTTTAGTCTGGTATCTGGTGAAAACCAAAACACCTGCAAACCGTTAAATCATACTTCCTTCACCGAGTCCGATTAGGGTGACATGTAAAAGATAACGGGTCTGTGTGCAGAACATGAACCAAACCATATAGTTTCGCAATaatatttttcagatttattttttattgttatatgacTGGATACGATTCGATATTTCTGAAATAGTAAACGGCTCTTCTCTTCATTAACAACAGCTTCGTGAATATGAACatttatctttataaaaaaaaaaaaaacgattttgaaaaaaatattaggcAAAGAAAATCAATAGCTGAAGCTCCATGTACACTGTTTTTAGAACGACGTTAGCAACCACATCACACATAAAACCATCAATAACAACTACAACGATaaaagtaaaggaaaaaaaagtatttttagaaaaaaaacatgggtgCAACGCCAGGTTTGGtggtcttattttattttttattttttcccgcTAGGTAAACACTTTTTTTGCACTTAATACCATAAACCAATTTttatcagagtttttttttttttcagttgtgtaaCAAACAGCTCTCCGtgataaaaaggaaaataaataaataattgcatcgATCTAAAATAAGTTTTATCTTTATGGTACGCTGGCACACATGGTATTGTAAACGTGCGTTCCCTGTTCTGAGACGCTAATTGTTGCCCTTCTGTTCCCAGGTGATGAAACTTGGCAACCCGTCAATAGCCGAAGCTCTGCTCAGGGCCAGAGCCAATCCCaacgaacgagaccctctctggggtCTCACCGTTGCCCATGACGCAGCCCGGGATGGGTTCGAGGACACCTTGAGGGTCCTGCTGGACTACGGAGCCGACGTCAACATCCAGGACAGCGAAGGGAACTTGCCTCTACACTTGGCAGCGAAAGAGGGAAACCTGGACGTCGTGAAATTTCTAATGGAGCGGACTGTCGAACCCAGGCGTGCAAACCGCGAAGGGATGACAGCGCACGGGCTAGCCGCAATGCATAACAGACAGTCGACTGCCCAGTGGATCGAGGGACATTTATACGGGCATGTCCAAAactgaagggaaaaaaaagcataaacatTTCAgtatagttgtgtgtgtgttttttttttttttttttaagtcacaaaAATGCTCCCCTGCGTTTTATGCCAGAGAAAGCATTTGAAAATGTCCCCAGTTAGTAAGCTTCTTCAAATTCTCGAGGACACAATAAATGACAGGCTTCACAAGTAAATAAATGCAGAAACTTGTTAGCACGTTGTTACCTCATAATACGTTTTATTATGGCCCTGCCACACAGTGTTTCAAACCctgagttattttaaaacaaaaataaaatacaagtttgcttTTGGCAATTTTTTTCTCCCGTTTATTGAGTATTTAACAATAGTCGGTCAGTTGGTCACATTAGTTAACGGTTTATTGCAAGATTATGTCACATTTGGCTATATTAACAGCAACTGGAAAGTGGATTTGGCAGCTGTTTTGTAATAACTGGTCAAAAAAAGATTACCCTACAGTTATGGTGTATTGTGGGATAATCcgtaaataacatttaaaaaacacaatgcgTCAATACTTGCTGGTGTTACATTTATTGAGATTACTAATTATGTCAAACTGGGTTTTCGTGATTTTCCTGCGGCAAAATAAATGCAGATAAATGAGATCCTTATTTGAGTAGGCTGGTGTCAAATAAATAAACGAAAGTGACTTAAAATGGCTGGTGTGGCTTGCGTGACATTGAATTTGTAAGCGAAGAAAAATTATAATGCTTAACACCGCGTTAAATTGGACTTGTATGCCGCTGTTAATTTCCTAGACAaaacacacgttttttttttcttctgtgtaaATGTGAGTTAGACAAATAGGCCGACCACAGATATTCTCAGATGAGTGAATATGAACTAATGCTGCCCTATCTTCGATTCCTGTTATGACTCgtgccatttaaaaaatgttttgatttaatcAGAACGATGTTTGAAGTGTTCTATATGCCAGCTTAAAAAGTATAAGATTAATAACAATAGTTTTACATATAatttccattattaaaaaaaaaaaaaaatctaatttgtgcaaaaaaaaaaaaaaagaatacataggTCTAAATCTTTAAAAACTAGTCGTATTGGCCTACCtgcaaataacattaacaataatattatcactcaattatataaaatagggcctacaacattgaaaaataaatgttttgttaataaCAATTCTGACGTCACCTCTCACTTTTATTAACGAGGTATCGCTTCACAAAAAAATAGTGttctgttaaaacacacacacacacacacacacacacacacacacacacacacacattgtgtctTAATCcctgaaaacaagaaaaataaataactacaagaCAATTACAATCTATTACAGGGATCAATAACTCAATCAAATGCATGTACCTGTTTACCCTATACAGATTTCACTTTGTGTTAATTGGGCCATGGCTTTCTATATTTGTATACAGCTGAGTGAATTTGCAAACCCCTGAGTCTTATATAAACTCACATATATGTTCGAATTGTGTTGTTCAATTTCAAGCACCGCCTATATATTTGAAAGCAACTGCAACAACTGCCCATATTCGTGCTTTCCAAGAACACAGGCAGGGGGTGCTTTACTGTGTACTATTTTTAAATAACgttatgtttgtgtgtataagTTTATCACAAATTGGTAAAGGAGAACACGTGTTTTGCTATTTAATGCATACAGAAAACCGTGCGTTGTTCTTATTCTTAAATCAATATAGGGGAGGccggggctggttgtcacactttttactctttattattcTCCTCAATCTGGTGCCATGctgcgaggttctgttcctcgctttattgaagaataactcttcacctacaaattgatgttttttatttcagtataactttattccaaatatgatatttagatggttaaaaatgcgccggtcacctgtgacaacctgcaCCATATTGGGGTTGGGTGCCACACGATATGGGGTCGGTTGTCACaacgtatgttcttgcttttacagtagacaataataacatttttagtttttttttttttttaataacatgaaGTTTCTACGGTgtacaaagacagaaaaaaattgtatttttactttttatgtgaacataaaaaatacagacctatatatatttgaaatgttgacccatgctacaaaataataccacagcctccacagaaccgaAGGACAAACAGGAAatcatttaaataagcattacatggtgacatatcccacattttggtgtaaaaaagtagaaagaaaaaatataagccTTCTTCCTATatgatttacatgtgacaaccacccccaaaactatgtgacagCCTGCCCCAACTAGACTTTatatgataatttaattctctcaggactactgggagaacctactggttttgtttttacaccaaaagatagaACCAATATCTGGTTCtgtttaacatggccaccagttcaaacaaactccaatactactaagagttataacataaataacaagatatgcattttttatttggggtatgaaaaatgaaatatatgctaacctttatgttgaatggaattgacctcaaattacaagatggttgacttccagacaatagaacacacatttcagtgttagcatcacctgcctgcgccatctagtttcatagctatgagcactgtgacaaccaacccgtgtgacaaccaaccccagccTCCTTTACattgcgttattattattattttttgcagtgcaactgttttgttttatttttaataattgttttttacATGTGTACGTTTTCAGAAATGCTTTACCAAACTCTGTGCTTATAGGCCTACAAGAATCAAATGTGAAAGcatgtcaaataaaaacaaatgtgaggTTTGCTGATTTCAATATACCAACATTACTCAGGCATCTCTCGTGTAGACAGatttctgtttggttttattGCAAAtcgaaattcttttttttttctttctttccttcttttttatttttaaagtaacgaTGTAGCATTATTTAAGaacatgttcttttaaaaaaaataaattataatatgtGTATGTTGTCAGGCCTCAGAAGAAAACAATATATGTATATTCAAATGTTAAGATATGAAGTTTATTGCTTTTTAtggaacataaataaaaaataaaataaaattatgattgtttatttttgtgaaaacaaaacaaatgggaaaCCTACCTTTGAAACTAGTTTTCTTTCAATGCTATTATTGGACAGAATGGACAGTCTACCTATATAAACTATTATATAAAATAGGTTCAGGCATTAGAAATACACAGAATAAAGGTTCCAAAGAAATCCTTCTTCATATAAACCCATATCGACACTCTTTTCTTTCCTGGAGTGTATTTCCATTGTCTCTGCCAGTCTTATATTCTGAATATGTATTTGACCGTATCCACTATTAAATCCCAAACGCCCACCACTTAACACATCAATAGGACGTGTGTTACACATATAATTCCTGAAGACACACAGATAAGAAAAAAGGCCACACGAACCTAAAAATCATGTATTCGTTATATTTGTGCATACCagtgaaaactttatttttgttgagGTAACAAATAATCAACCGATATATTAGTTCTCAGAAATGTGGATTTTACATAGGCTTTTTATCATTAAGATGCTGCGCAAAGTTCCAGTGCGAATTATATTCAATTATCTGACTATACTGTccacagtattttttaattacattaaccACTTTGCCTCTTTCGTTGCCTTACGATAACAAGCTAAACTCTTTCAATACTGATAATACGTCAGAATAAAGAAGCAAGGAATGCGCCTGAGTGAGTGGCGTTTTGGATTTCACTACTGAAACCCCTAAACTGTGAATAAC contains:
- the LOC121330500 gene encoding cyclin-dependent kinase 4 inhibitor C-like, which gives rise to MADSSDADRLASASARGELKEVETLLQNGANVNEKNAFGRTALQVMKLGNPSIAEALLRARANPNERDPLWGLTVAHDAARDGFEDTLRVLLDYGADVNIQDSEGNLPLHLAAKEGNLDVVKFLMERTVEPRRANREGMTAHGLAAMHNRQSTAQWIEGHLYGHVQN